One region of Oryza glaberrima chromosome 7, OglaRS2, whole genome shotgun sequence genomic DNA includes:
- the LOC127778336 gene encoding MADS-box transcription factor 18, translating into MGRGPVQLRRIENKINRQVTFSKRRNGLLKKAHEISVLCDADVALIVFSTKGKLYEFSSHSSMEGILERYQRYSFDERAVLEPNTEGQENWGDEYGILKSKLDALQKSQRQLLGEQLDTLTTKELQQLEHQLEYSLKHIRSKKNQLLFESISELQKKEKSLKNQNNVLQKLMETEKEKNNAIINTNREEQNGATPSTSSPTPVTAPDPIPTTNNSQSQPRGSGESEAQPSPAQAGNSKLPPWMLRTSHT; encoded by the exons atggGGAGAGGGCCGGTGCAGCTGCGGCGGATCGAGAACAAGATAAACAGGCAGGTGACCTTCTCCAAGCGGAGGAACGGGCTGCTGAAGAAGGCGCACGAGATCTCCGTGCTCTGCGACGCCGACGTCGCGCtcatcgtcttctccaccaaggGCAAGCTCTACGAGTTCTCCAGCCACTCCAG TATGGAAGGGATCCTTGAACGCTACCAGCGTTACTCGTTTGATGAAAGAGCCGTACTGGAGCCAAATACTGAGGGCCAG GAAAACTGGGGTGATGAATATGGAATTTTGAAGTCCAAACTGGATGCACTTCAGAAGAGCCAAAG GCAACTCTTAGGTGAACAATTGGACACACTAACAACAAAAGAACTCCAGCAATTGGAACATCAACTGGAATATTCTCTGAAGCATATAAGATCAAAAAAG aaTCAGCTTCTGTTTGAATCAATTTCTGAGCTTCAGAAGAAG GAAAAGTCACTTAAAAACCAGAATAATGTTCTGCAAAAG CTCATGGAgacagaaaaggagaaaaacaatGCTATAATAAACACTAACCGGGAGGAGCAAAATGGAGCAACACCAAGCACATCATCACCAACACCAGTGACGGCTCCAGATCCCATCCCGACAACAAATAACAG TCAAAGCCAACCAAGAGGATCAGGGGAGTCAGAAGCTCAACCGTCTCCGGCACAAGCAGGCAACAGCAAGCTTCCGCCATGGATGCTCCGGACAAGTCACACATGA
- the LOC127779905 gene encoding UDP-arabinopyranose mutase 3: MASSAAAAAQAATPLLKDELDIVIPTIRNLDFLEMWRPFFQPYHLIIVQDGDPKKTIRVPEGFDYELYNRDDINRILGPRASCISFKDSACRCFGYMVSKKKYIYTIDDDCFVAKDPSGKDINALEQHIKNLLSPSTPYFFNTLYDPYRDGADFVRGYPFSLREGAPTAVSHGLWLNVPDYDAPTQLVKPLERNSRYVDAVMTIPKGTLFPMCGMNLAFDRDLIGPAMYFGLMGDGQPIGRYDDMWAGWCTKVITDHLGLGVKTGLPYIWHSKASNPFVNLKKEYNGIFWQEELIPFFQSASLPKEADTVQKCYLELAKQVRAKLGKVDGYFNKLADSMVTWIEAWDQLNPPKGAVATANGTAKSK; the protein is encoded by the exons atggcttcctccgccgccgcggccgcgcaggCGGCGACGCCGCTGCTGAAGGACGAGCTGGACATCGTGATCCCGACGATCCGCAACCTGGACTTCCTGGAGATGTGGAGGCCCTTCTTCCAGCCGTACCACCTCATCATCGTCCAGGACGGCGACCCCAAGAAGACGATCCGGGTGCCCGAGGGCTTCGACTACGAGCTCTACAACCGCGACGACATCAACCGGATCCTCGGCCCCAGGGCCTCCTGCATCTCCTTCAAGGACTCCGCCTGCCGCTGCTTCGGCTACATGGTCTCCAAGAAGAAGTACATCTACACCATCGACGACGACTGCTTC GTTGCTAAAGACCCATCAGGAAAGGATATCAATGCACTTGAGCAGCACATCAAGAACCTTCTGAGCCCTTCCACTCCATATTTCTTCAACACTTTGTATGACCCGTACCGTGATGGCGCTGATTTTGTCCGTGGGTACCCCTTCAGCCTCCGTGAGGGTGCCCCGACTGCCGTTTCTCATGGGCTTTGGCTCAACGTTCCAGACTATGATGCCCCTACCCAGCTTGTCAAGCCTCTTGAGAGGAACAGCAG GTATGTGGATGCTGTTATGACAATCCCGAAGGGCACTTTATTCCCGATGTGTGGAATGAACCTTGCTTTTGACCGTGACCTCATCGGTCCTGCGATGTACTTTGGTCTTATGGGTGATGGCCAGCCTATTGGTCGTTACGACGATATGTGGGCAGGATGGTGCACCAAG GTGATTACTGATCACTTGGGTTTGGGTGTTAAGACTGGCCTTCCCTACATCTGGCACAGCAAAGCGAGCAACCCCTTTGTGAACCTCAAGAAGGAATACAACGGCATATTCTGGCAGGAGGAGCTGATCCCCTTCTTCCAGTCTGCCTCCCTCCCGAAGGAGGCCGACACTGTCCAGAAGTGTTACCTTGAGCTGGCCAAGCAAGTGAGGGCGAAGCTCGGGAAGGTCGATGGCTACTTCAACAAGCTCGCCGACTCCATGGTCACATGGATTGAGGCATGGGATCAGCTGAACCCACCAAAGGGAGCTGTTGCCACCGCAAACGGCACTGCCAAGAGCAAGTGA